Sequence from the Pseudopipra pipra isolate bDixPip1 chromosome 16, bDixPip1.hap1, whole genome shotgun sequence genome:
AGCAGCCCTTTTTATAGGGGTGTTTTGCTGCACAGCATCTCACAACCATCCCAGTCCaacaagcagcacagcagctcgTGCCCAGGGTGCTGCTCAAAATTTGGCCTCCTGAGgcctttttctgccttggaGGAAGCAAACAGCACAATCAGCAATGGGAAGAAGGCCTGcccttcccacagccctgctccctaCCCACAGGGCTGCAACATTCACAACTCCCACCCAACTtcctttcagtacctaaagggcCTACgagaggctgcagagggactttccacaagggcatggagggacaggacatgagggaatgggttcaaactgacagaggggaaatttagattggatattacgaagaaattcttccctgtgagggtggggaggccctggcacaggttgcccagagaagctgtggctgcctctggatccctggaagtgtccaaggccaggttggacagggcttggaggaacctgggctagtggaaggtgtccctgcccatggcaggaggttggaatgagatgaactttCAGCTCCTTTGCAATCCtcaccattccaggattctataaCTTTCCCAAGAAGTGACAGCAAACCCCCCCTGGCCCCACCACAGGAGCTCCCTGCCCTCACTTTGCTCCCCCAGCAGAAACCCCCCAACACTCAGCTGCCCCTCGGACCCACAGAGACCCGTGGTCACATCCAGGAGCTCCAGTCAcacccagctcctccagggGGAGGCCGGGGAGCCTCCAGCTGAGCAGCCTGAGATTGATTCAGGGCTCCTAAGCAGCTCCTTGGCTTatcagcacagccagagccGCCCTGCCGAAAGCAGTGCAGTGCACACCCTGCCCGGGCTATCGGCAGCTCCCCAAAAATCACTGCacgggctggagcagctgccaaGCCACCGCTGGTACCTTTTGGGAGGAACTTCAGCGAGCTGCTGAATATTCAGAAGCGGGACTGGCCCCGCTTGGGCCCATCATTGAGGAATTCGTGGCCCAGCCCGTTGCCGCACTTGCCACAAGTGACCTGGAAGAGCAAGGAGAGGGTTGGCAGCAGTCGGGCTCTCTCAGCCCAGGCTCACGGGGGACGAGCCCGCGGCTGTTTTGTCGCTACATCGCGAGGGTTTGGGGACGGGCACCTTGAGAGCCCCCGGGCGCTCCTCCCGCTTGGCCACGCTGTCCCCGCGCAGGGTCTCGGTGAAGGCCGGCCAGGGCGAGGAGTGCTCGTACTTGGCCCGGCTGGAGAACAGCTCATGGCCACACTTGGCACACACGTAGATGCCTGGGGATGGGGGCAGGAGAGTGGTCAGTGCGGGGGACAGCGGGGGTGACCCGTGAGCGCGGTGACACGGGACACCCGCGTGGGACTCTGCCCGCGTGGGTCggtgccagctgctgctgccgccggacccccagagaccccccaggGCAAGGCAGGGGCGTGGAGGGGGCAGAACCGCTTTCCCCATGGGGGTCCCCGCAGAACAGGATCCCCCCCAGGAAGCCCCTGTTGGGATCGACCCCCCCTCCCCATCGGAGGGatcccccagcactgaccccaGAGCGGGGACCCCCAGCGCGGTCCGCACGAGTGGAGGATGCTCCGCTAAAGGACACCCCCATTCCCAACCCCCCTCCCAAAAACCCTCACCCCGGACGGCTCCGCCTCCCCGAGTGAcaccccccgccctccccgcaGGGGGATCCCCCCGCCCCCatgcccgggggccgctcacCCGGCTGGAAGTGGTCCTTGAACACCTCTCCCCCCAGGAAGGAGCAGAAGGACATGGCTGCGCCCGCTCCCCCGGCCCGTTCCGCCCGCCCGGCCGCGCCCCTtccgccgggccccgccccgggcccgccccgACCCCGcggggggcgctggggccgcCGGCACCGGGGGGGTCCTGGTACCGGGGGGGCTCCTCTCGCACCCCCCACCTCGGGGACCCCCGGCccgggccccgcagcccccgctgGTGCGGGGAGGACGCGCAGGGGGAGCCCCGGGggcgcgggcggggggcgcggggcggggcggggggcgcggggcggggcgcggaGCCGGCGCTCGGTGCTGCGGAtgctccggccccgccggcgggagcggggcgggcgccAGCCCGGCACTGGGCATCCGCACCGGGCACCGCACCGGGCACCGGGCACCCGCACCCCGCATTGGGCACCCGCACCCGGCAGAGGCACCAGCTCTTCACCCCCGGTACCGGCACCCGCATCGACTCCAGCTCCGGCCCTGCTATCCCGGCACCGACATCAGTCCTTGGATCCCGGCACCGGGACTGGCCGGCCTCCATCAgcgccggcaccgccgccggCACCGTCACTGTCGCTGGCACCGGCACCGGCTCTTCTTCCCCGGCACAAGGTCCGGTCCCCCCCCGGCACCGGGATTGACCCCCCCGTTATCCTCCCCCGGCACTGGGACCGGTCCGACTCCCCAGCATTGCTCGTCCTTCTCCATCACCGGGACCGACCGACCCTCCCctggggccccccagccccccctcctGCCGCAGGTAccggcgctgcggggccggggcgggcggcggggccggggcagccccagTTTCCCCAGCAGGATGGTGGGTTGGCGGTGGTCGGGACTGGGGGTCCCCCCAGGTACCCCCGAGGCTCCGGGGATGGGTGCTGGCACAGGCTCAGCGGGGACCCCCAGTCCCGCCACGCCGGGAGTGCAGAGCCGGGGTGACCCGTGGGGACCCTCCCGCAGGGGGATGCGGGGACTGACCGAGGTCCCTGCGGGCACGGGGGGTCCCGGAGAGGCGGAGGCAGCAGCCCGGCGTGTGGCAAGGTGAGGGCTTTGAAGGTGAACCTTGGCAGGTTCTGGCGAGgatgagctgctgcagctcctttctccttccaaaaACCAGCACTACAAGTCCCTTCCTCCCTAGTCTATCCAGGGACCCTCGGATGAGTCCCCGGGCTTGGGCTCTCATGGAAATGGCACCTTCTTGGCGCAAGAGGAAAAATTT
This genomic interval carries:
- the MSRB1 gene encoding methionine-R-sulfoxide reductase B1, which encodes MSFCSFLGGEVFKDHFQPGIYVCAKCGHELFSSRAKYEHSSPWPAFTETLRGDSVAKREERPGALKVTCGKCGNGLGHEFLNDGPKRGQSRFUIFSSSLKFLPKGKADNDLKEK